In the genome of Danaus plexippus chromosome 18 unlocalized genomic scaffold, MEX_DaPlex mxdp_20, whole genome shotgun sequence, the window tattgaacaaaacacaggttattttaaatcacagtCAAACAATAGCATTaactaaattgtatataaaacctCTTCTGGTGGAACTCTGTAGCTGTTGTAAATCCCATTGGTAccaattttgaagcttctgaCAGTATTTTATCAGCTTTTGCTTCGGAGATGccctttattgttattaaccATTTCTTTGGAGCATATGCGACAGACTCAACAGTATGATACCCAGCCTCttctaacttttttatatcccCTGAAGTAATTCCATTAcccttaaaaatgaaaaatgatttaaaaacattttttagtaTGAATAAACAAAACGTAGGTCTAAACTCAAACCTCTAATTTTGTAATCAACTGTGGTCCACATTCGTCCAAATCTTCCTCTATTGTAGCCGTAGCAGCAGATGCTGTTGTAGCCATTATAACTTACTATATTAATTACCACTTAGACATCAATGTTGTGGTTATGTcgtataaatttcaaattgttataatCTTTTTCTTCACATGTAAACTTTTTCTAAACATGTATAAACAAGACTTAAATATGTCAGACACCAAAAATCAAAGTTGATAAATTTCCCTCCCTTTTTACACTATGGTTTCTAAGGCAAAAGAGTATAGAAATGTTTCCTTATGCTaatgaaataagaatatatgttatatgcctaataataatttatcaggaattagaaatatcaaaaaaaaaagatatccagatatcattcaatttattatttttttatttactattacaattgaaaattatatcccaattttaattgttttattatttttttaatattattaatttgagttttcaccgtttgaaaaaattttagacGCCATTTGTGAGAAAcctgttaattacaataaccAGAATTTCTGTCTCATCGGTCAATTTTCATAAAGTGCTGATTCCGTTTTGTTTAAACTTTCAGAAAGaaaaagtttcaatatataacatattaattatctttacatattagtTCTAATACTTAATCTTggtgttgataaaaaaaaacacataattacaaaaattacatttaagtcataattgaaaatattcacTTCCCTATAATGCAAAACTTAAGATTACGCCATGGAGGAAAcagcattaaaaaattaaatcaaaagatatcgatttagaaaaaaatatttatttatttgtattatatataaaaaaaaaatattttattttacaaaattttaagaatgaaaAGATATTAATGTCAGTGTTGGCGAAGCCACCAACAACCTGGAATGTTGTTGCACTGAAAAGCGatggcaaaaaatattttcatattaattattttggacaccaggaaatattttaacatttaacatctTTAACTGtccacaataaaatttaaataaatttcacgccagtgatatgtatgtatgtaccaACACTAATGATTTCAGGTTTTTTAAGACTCAGAACACGATtagtagattaaaaaaaaaacaattaatgatATGTGAAACAATActtattatagatttaatattaaattatgtacggaagttttaaaatatcgctATGATGACTTACATTATCTGAATTAAATCCATCATCttaaatcatttcaaaataataatgttataatatgttttattaactgAACATAAGATACTTCGCCTAacagttttgtattttaaaaattaagaccTCACTTCCAACTATGAGTGTATATAGCTATAAAAAgtgaattacatataatatgaacTTAGGAGATTATAAATTGcctgtacaaaataaaagattctTATATGATGACAtaagacttttatttattataatataaatgtatttaaaattaaattctttgaaaataatttgttatttgctATGAATACATTCACAatgtttatcatattattattactctaTTACTTAAGGGCATtactatgaatttaattttaatttgctgTCGTAATTTTAACGTTAATACAAAGTGcggattattaaaaatataaaaaaagaaatatttagtatgAATCCATTCagtaacaaaacataaaatttattcataatatcaataatagcttttttgtacattaaattacttaaaataataaaaacaatatcgcCAAGGGTGTTGTGtagaaattgttattaattgcATAACTAGCCTTGGATATTGGAGTAAAGAGGTTTCACTAGATTAAAAATAGGCTGAATGTAGACTAACCAGCTACCCAAAATGTTGccaatatgacaaaaaaaggGCGGTAAATGCTACGGCCGTGTATTCCGAAATTTTAATGGAGAGATTGGATTTTGTTAAagatatagtatttattttctcactattttaaataatattgctatTAAGATTTGTTCCTGATAGCTTACTTAACAAGTTAAAAAAAGTCTTTTACTAGGTTCAATAAGGACGGAGTGACGGAGTGTAGTTACCTTGTGATACTTTTCTAAATACCTTCTTCATTTAATAACTGTTGCTGTAAAGCATTTTTTAAGTACCATTTATATAACGTACGATGGTGTATTCAGTAGTAATTGTGAGAGAATAAAGGTAAGAGAAACTCCTAAGTTCCggtacgtttttattttaagagcatattattcatattatatctatTGGATCACATTCACATAAATGTTGATATCAACaacttgtaaatttaaaataagattatgaTTTGTGGTTTAAGATAAGATAATGTTgtggaatataaataatgatttattttatcggCTCGTGTCAAGTTCACTCTGTACACGTAACACGTTATACTTGCCTATCTAACGAAATTGTTACCAAGTAGCTATGTGatcagatatatatatctaaatatcaTTATCGAAGTGTAGTGCAAAATGTTTTCCGGACATTGAATGCTTCGCGAgctgtcttttattttttttagctatttaaatgttttttacccGCCGGTTTCGTTATTGTTAAAGTGCCTTTAGTCCGAGCAAGTGTTCTGATTGTAAGCATTCAAACTTGTTAacgcaaacaaataaaaatgtggtgttatatattttattttattgtattacttGATTCGGTGCTTATGAACGATGTTTCCAAGGAAACTTTTGCGtacaggaaaaatattttacaaaaagaatTGCATATGATGCTGGGAAATGATGTCGTGTTAAGTGATAATGAGGATAAAGCCAACAATATTATCATGGAGCTTAAGAGAAGGGAAATAGATTACGCTTTTGATAAtccacaatattttaatttttctaagcATTTCTTTGAATACAAGGATGAAGTGAAGAgatcaaaactatttaaagcTATCCAGCGAATGCCGAAGGGGGCTGTGCTTCATGTACACGACATTGGTATTCTAAGTCCTGACTATGTTTTGTCGTTGACTTATTTGGATGATCTTTATGTTTGTTTCTATGAGAATAACGTCAAATTCCTGTTTTCATTAGAGACTCCGTTATCGTCTTGTAACACGAAGTGGCAATTAATGAAGAGTGCCAGATTTTCGTCAGGGAACGTTAAGGAATTTGACGCTGACTTAAGAAGGCATTTTACAATTGTGATCGATGACCCACACTTGGTTCATAGAGATATTAACGCTGTTTGGAATGACTTTCAGCAGGTTTTCATAACAACATCGGGAATGTTATGTTACCGGCCAGTCTgggaacaatatttttacgatACGCTGAGATCCTTAAGGGACGATAACGTTATGTATTTAGAGTTCAGAAGTGTTTTGCCCTCTTTGTACGATCTTGATGGAACTGTGTTCGACGAAATAGAAACAGTCagatcatataaaaaagttttagacCGCTTTATGGCTGATTACCCCGATTTTTACGGAGCCAAACTTATATATGCACCTCTAAGAAACGTGGACTTAAACACAGTTAAGCATTACTTAAACGTGACTAAGCGTATCCGCGAAGAATTTCCTGAATTTCTAGCCGGATTCGATTTAGTGGGTCAAGAGGACCTGGGAGCGCCAACGAAAGATTTTATGGAGATTCTGTCTGATTCCATGGACGAAATCGACTATTTCTTTCACGCTGGTGAATCAAATTGGTACGGAACCAGCTCGGATGAGAACTTAGCTGACGCTATTGCTCTTAATACTAGACGTATCGGGCATGCGTTTGCAATCGCTAAACATCCCTTACTGATGGAGGAGATTAGGAAAAAGGATATTGCTATAGAAGTTAACGTCGTATCGAATGCTGTTTTAAAACTGGTGTCAGATGTAAGAAACCATCCTTTGGCTATATTCCTGGCTAACAACCTTCCCGTGGTTTTATCAAGCGATGATCCCGGTATTTGGGAAGCTGAGCCTTTGTCGcatgatttttatgtaacattcGTGGGTGTAGCTAGCAGGCACGCTGATTTGAAGCTATTAAAGAAACTGGCGATCAATTCCTTAGTTTACAGCACGTATCATAACAAAGATAAGATTGTTCACGAATTTGAAATACGCTGgactaaatatatagattCGGTTATTAGAGATGAATTTCAGTGATATTGGCTTTTTCTAGTTtcaacacatttttatatgataggTTATGTTAGATAAACCTCTATATGTCCTATCTATGACGgaaatgtttcaaaattatatttaaatctttcgttCACCTagaataaaaacgttttatgAAAGGACTTACCTTTATTTTTCGCATTCTAgccacttaaatatttatatttaaatgatttaattacacTTATGTTAACTGACATCTAAgtgtaaaaaatttgatatatatctcttaacataatatatgttatattgttaagcaaattaaaagatgttttaaacaatttcacTTATACATATCAAATTACCCATTCGAGACTGGATGAgcgaaataattaatatttatcgtgTTAAATTTAGCTGTCTCGACACTGTGAAGTAATAACACGTTTTAAGGGGATGCTGATATTTATGCAGAGTTGAGTGATAGGAACACACTTTTCAATTAGTTCTTCGAGATCAGTGTGCAGGAAAACCTGCTGTTGTAGACCTTAATGGAcaaattatagttaatttgCATATTTGATAACCTTGTCTCAAGATGGGGGTTGGCAACTTACTACTTGATTCACAACTTGAAAAAGAATTAGCATTATGAACAATATGGGTTAGGGTATGTGATGCCTGAGTTGATTCTGGGGTCTTGAGCATTGAATTTATGTTATACGATTTATTGAGTTTTCTAAACGAGCCTAgtaattataatggtaagttAGATGAATCACATTAGCTAAAGCGCCACCTCTccgattaaataaataatacgtaGTGTAACGTAACATGTGATATGTGACTAATATGTACTATTAGTTCGATAGATTATTCACAGGTGGCGCTCTtcgaactaaatatttttagaaactgatattgaattaaatttaaataaaggaatCTCATCTAACAACGTAATAGAAAAGttgtttatagtaaattaactgaatatttttaaacattttttgagCTGAATAAATATCTGACTACTCAAAATTGAGTCTtaccatatataataaataaataacaaatttagaCGTTTCCTTACCAACTATAGATGTTCTGATCCTTACTTTTAATGAGTTTTTGTCGTGTACGGTGTAACTTAATACCGTTTTTTTACCTTCACCAcgggttttattttaaaatttaaattctaaatttaaaattttagattcaGTACAcgcaaatacaaataaaatttctgttgTATGTGTTTTagtttgcaataaatatgtaatattgcttacttttttatcaaaataacattataatacatttagcCAAGCAGAAAATGTTATACCGGACAAACGGTAAGACTAAGAAACAAAAGTATAAGTTTTATGCGAACTAGAAAAGaagtcattattttaaatcacaacGGCAAAATcaaatcttattaatttatttaatgtttcattatttacatGTGATTCATTCACTCATTCATCCATTCATTCATTCGAAACAGCTGATTAACTAAACCGAGATTGACATGAAATGctagtttcatttatgttaaatgATGAATTAACGTTTAAATTGACTTTAAGGATCTTAATATttactagaaaaaaaaatgtacttagTAACTGTTAAGTTTACATTtatgatacattttatatttaaagtgatttttttttatttgtatgtaccCCGATGTCTCTTTAAACAGAAGTTGAATTAAGACGAAATACTCCCTTTATAATCCTTAATTTAATCAGTTATTTGTCGCCTAAGaatgcattttaatatattgtattagattaaaaaaaaattcaatacttTCATATACTTTCATGATTATAATGTaacgtaaatattatcttagaaTTTTTCTATCATCTCTTTgtgtttagaaaaatgtaGGGGACTGAGTTAACAAACGAgataagtaacaaaaatacttaGGTAATTTCTAAAGTTGATTCCTAAACAATGACACTATACACGAACATGTGATACAAAAACGAAgtgttattataactaaaaaataattcagtgtcaaaaatttacaacatttgttgattttttaatgtatttaattttttttttcatttaatttatttttaaatattaactacaaAGCTTTCCACCGTAagcgtatattttaatacgtaaatagtttttttttaatctattaataGTATTCAGAggtcatttcattattttttcttttttgtaggGTGAGATAACTCATTCCTTTCACATATTCATTGACCGCTCCAAGTCTATATTTCCAGAGGATAAGGGACACCACTTGTCATCTCGGTCTTGTCTTGTGACCAATGCTGTGATATGAATAGAACCTGTTTTTCTTCAGATAAGAAGATTCACAATGGACCTTTTAATTCACGCTAtgaattactaaaaaaaaatttgcataaattataattaatataataacatttcaatCGTAAGCATTTGGTCAGATTAATCcttctaaatattaatgttagaattaaaataaagatcttAAAAAAACGAATGCCTGTTAATGTATATATCTCAAAGATAGAAAACGCTCAGTGAGCGGAAAAATAGCTAGCAACGCGTTGTGGTCACAGTAAAGCATCCGCGTGGCGAAATTTGTGTTGTGGTTCCAATGAAAACGCGCACGACGTTGTGGCAATCACAGAAAGTCGTGGCAATGATGAAAAGCCGTGGCGACTGACGAGTATAGAATATTACTTGATGACACCGCAAATTACTTTACGATGTGGATTCTGTTAGGCTTAGGCTGGAAAAGTTTTGCTAAATGTAGATAAATTACTtaagttgtaaaaaataagtatttgatCGCTATTTATTTTCACAGGAAGTAACACTGTGGCGTTTTATGTTCTTGGAGCTGCACTTGCAGTTTTTATCAATACAGTGGCACATTATGAACCCTTATTCACTTCAATTTCAAAcactatttgttttataaaatgaaaaatatttcataaggACATTTAGCGAAACTTTTCCAACCTAAGCCCAGTAGGAACCATATCGGAAAATAGTGTGagttataatcaaataatataccttACGCGTCATGGCTGTTCTTCATTGCCACAACGCGTCGTGCGCGTGGTCATTAGAACCACAACACGAATTTCGCAATGTGGACGGTTTACTGTGGCCATGACGCGTTGTGTGCTATTTTTCAGTTCACTGAGCGTTTTCGATCTTTCAGCGtaacatttatacaaaaaatgaaCACAATATTGttagctttaaattaatattctctttGTTTAGTTGAGTGTCGTCGGGTCGTTGTAACTACTCCATATAAgagaagataaaaataatgaaatttatttagttagaattataaaaatttatacattgcaaaaaaaaattacgaattttatttttatatcatcattctaaaatattttgtaaatattatgaactaTTTAGAAGGGCaacattaatttgattaatcGAAATTAGACATTTCGTAGAAAACTGTTAGTTCTAGAATCTAAATGATTTTGACAGCGTCATAAACGTAGTGTCAACAATGAGTCGAAGACTAAAGATATGGGAaaacactggcagaatatactgtgctcgtctttgcacggatgaaggctatatcataaaaaaaggtatgtaaagttaaatttttaatggaatCGGTGTATATaaggtacataaataaaagacaGTGTTCAAATAAAAGCTTAGCTTTATTACTCGTTACATTCACGAAGAAACATCCCTCAGTATCAACAATACATGCTGACTGTATGTCTAACTTACGCTTTACTTTTCcatcgtttttttatattatttttatgttaacaaattttgaaattgcCAATTTTTCATAccaatatatcattaa includes:
- the LOC116773280 gene encoding adenosine deaminase 2-like, giving the protein MWCYIFYFIVLLDSVLMNDVSKETFAYRKNILQKELHMMLGNDVVLSDNEDKANNIIMELKRREIDYAFDNPQYFNFSKHFFEYKDEVKRSKLFKAIQRMPKGAVLHVHDIGILSPDYVLSLTYLDDLYVCFYENNVKFLFSLETPLSSCNTKWQLMKSARFSSGNVKEFDADLRRHFTIVIDDPHLVHRDINAVWNDFQQVFITTSGMLCYRPVWEQYFYDTLRSLRDDNVMYLEFRSVLPSLYDLDGTVFDEIETVRSYKKVLDRFMADYPDFYGAKLIYAPLRNVDLNTVKHYLNVTKRIREEFPEFLAGFDLVGQEDLGAPTKDFMEILSDSMDEIDYFFHAGESNWYGTSSDENLADAIALNTRRIGHAFAIAKHPLLMEEIRKKDIAIEVNVVSNAVLKLVSDVRNHPLAIFLANNLPVVLSSDDPGIWEAEPLSHDFYVTFVGVASRHADLKLLKKLAINSLVYSTYHNKDKIVHEFEIRWTKYIDSVIRDEFQ